cggaggactgccgacgatattttgtcgacagttgacgcgccaggtaggaggtgtgcgcttgatccatggcgagccagatggacctcaaatcaacagcgcgttctcatcatcaatttcgtggagatccatgctggtccacgacgatgattcatcgctggctacaccagccctcgcgacagcagatccgatctcagaaccacctccgaggtcgtcttcatcgATAACTCACCGCCCAccaggtgctcgccatcaacgccaaccagataacaccatacgtcgccgaccagacgctccgtctaaagctaagtcacgctttaatattcttctaaatattctctgatCTTCTtatatcgccataatatttctccgaactgttttctccatatttgctctccaaacaattttttgaacccccgaacagtcctgttgatgctcggacgcctccagagatgccctgtctccggctcctccctacacgtgctacaggctccgcgctctgtgttatgggtggccggcagtggctccttggtcacgcctgttcctcctacatgtgcacgagctccgcgctccgcgttatggttaacgggctagctagggctggagactcagctacacactaactgttcaggcggtttatattaaatataaatatatcttcaTGCTAACTGATCGCCAAACTACATACACtattttttctccagagttcatatatctttacatcatgtactacccgttctacatgtttgtaatgcaggatcatcgtccaggtgatcggatcacctggtgctcaggcttctccaccgatcaactggtcagaccgctcggttcatggactccgtcgccgaccagttgatcggactgttcaccggtcgcttctagtcaatgctcacttcgccgccgaccagttgaccagaatgttcgtcgctcgtgcttcatcgccagctacgtcggttactcctcggccctcggattctttgtgctcgaggactaagtggacacacttcaccacacggacgtcgccagctatgccggtgctcggacctcgccagattcaccgggaactcctcggtgctcgaacatcgccagctatgccgggtactcctcggtgctcggacatcgccagtgacgtcggagactcctcggtgctcggtcatcggcaacgacgccgaagactcctcgctcctcggtgctcggtcatcgccagtgacgccggggactcctcgctcctcggtgctcgatcatcgccagcaacgtcggggactcctcactcctcggtgctcggtcatcgccagcgacgccgggggctcctcgctcctcggtgctaggtcatcgccggggactcctcgctcctcggtgctcggtcatcgccagcgacgccggggactcctcgttcctttgtgctcggtcatcgccagcgacgccggggactcctcgctccttgatgctcggacattgccagctacgtcggggactcctcgctcctcggtgctcggacatcgccagctacgccaggggctcctcggtgctcggacatcgccagcgacgccggggactcctcgctcctcggtgctcggacatcgccagcgacgccggggactcctcgctcctcggtgctcggtcatcgccagcgacgctggggactcctcgctcctcggtgcttggacatcgccagcgacgccgagaactcctcgctgcacggacatcgtcagctacgccgggtactcctcggtgctcggatatcgccagcgacgccggggactcctcgctccttggtgctcggccATCGCCAGCGACcgagggctcctcgctcctcggtgcttggtcatcgccagcgacgccggggctcctcgctcctcggtgcacggtcatcgtcgaggactcctcgctcctcggtgctcggtcatcgccagcgatgccagggacttctcgttcctcggtgctcggtcatcgccagcgacgctggggactcctcgctccttagtgctcggacatcgccagctacgccggggactcctcgctcctcgatgctcggacatcgccagctacgctagggacttctcgatgctcggacatcatcagcgacgctgaggactcctcgctactcggtgctcggacatcgccagcgacgtcggggactcctcgctcctcggtgctcggtcatcgccagcgacgccggggactcctcactcctcggtgctcggacatcgccagcgacaccgagaactcctcgctgctcggacctcgccagcttctccgaggactcctcgctcctcggtgctcggtcatcgtcagcgacgtcggggactcctcggtgctcggacatcgccagcgacgtcggagactcctcgctcctcagtgctcggacgtcgccagcgacatcgggacttctcgctcctcggtgctcggacatcgccagctacgccgaggactcctcggtgctcggatcttgctacgtctcatcggtgtgctatcaagctgctccatgctgttcggatctaGGTGTTGTTCTTGGGCAgaacgtctggggtcttgatacgcgcatgtcagacaacgtcggcaagcttttagacttctttgaccttgctacaagattcattcttcatttttccagtaggctcggggactaagtggacacacttcaccttgcgatgaatgtgcgtgttctcatctcgaggctacgcccggggactggctgcctgctcggctggtcttctactttctgaccctggcaccacgtgactacgtcacctactgtcaggctcggggactagctgtgggggtatagcccccggtatccacaagacatgACATgagctgcaccatcagaggtggcccagcccataagatcaaggtgtgcacgacgctgctcgcgcgtgcaccgtaagatattgtatagtaccaaatatgctactttctttgtaaccctatccctccagagtatataagaagaggTAGAAGTCCTCTAGCGGACAtgctacatcaagatacatataTATGcggtcacgcaatatcatatgatagctaatacaaaccaacagaccataagaGTAGCGTATTACGTTGtattgacggcctgaacctgtccaACTCGTGTCTctcttgccttcttgttcttgatctcacgctcctctgccgatcaatctaccttcgtgggatacccctcggaggactgccgacgatattatgTCGACACCGACCTAATTTTTACTCGAGAGGATAATTATATATTTATTAATAATAAGAACATGTGTGACAAGGATAATTAATTTAAGGAGAGAGATGTACACCTTCACCCGATTCAATATTTGTACCCGTACcagttttgtttttgtttttaagaGTTACTAGTGTTTTTGGTATTTGTTACCTTAAGGATGATAAGTTAACGTGGATATCATGGTAGTGCTATTTTTCGAGTTGCGACTTGCAAACCTGTTAATGAAGTAATGAGCCCCTATTTGGTAGAGCAGTCAGAAAAAATGCTTCTGGGAAGTCATACAAACGAAGAAAAAGCACTGTCAAAATAAATTGGTCTTATCTAGTTTTTGCGTTCTAGTACAAATGAGAGTTGTAAGAAGCATAACCAGAAAAGGCTGAAAGAAACGTGTTGTTTGTTTTCCTGTTCCAGCTTATTAGCAATAAGCTGTACCAAAAGGGCAAGGCTTCCCGATTTTACTGTGTTCGCGGTAGGCCAGTACAAGTCCGGCGTTTCAAAGAAAACCGTAAAACTAAGGCATGCAAGTACAAGAAGACTTGTCATAATTCAGTGCAACTGATTAGTGATGACACGGCTCCAACTTATATGTACTCTTGGAGGCATGGCTTATGAGCTCATATACTGATGTACACAGTTTTCAACTGCGAAAAATGAGCATGAACTCCATGCACAGGCATTTCACAGTCAAATGTAGATAATGTGGGTTATGGCCAGGAACTCTTGACAGAGCAACAACCCACATAAAATCCAGTTGACCAGAAACAAGAAAAAAATCTAGATATCAACTGCAAAATTGTGTGGCTGAAGATAGGAACGGCCCCTGTGCACGAGCACTGAGGCCGCATCGCGAGTGCAAGTGCGGCATCAGCTCAGGCTGTCCAAGGGTACGTGTGAACACGGGGGGTCAAAGGTAGCCACCAGCGTGAGATGCTCACATCACAGGGCCCAAGCAACAGTGAACAAAAGGGCTGGGGGCTGGGGCACTGGCTCAGACCAGGCGCCGGTGGAAGAAGCACCAATGCACCATCCACCATGCCATGTCTCACAGTGATGGGCATGGAGCTTTCCTTATAGCAGGAAGAAACAACTGGAAAGTACAAGAGGGCTGAGCACTTCAACAAACTGTCCCTCCCAGTCCCAGGAGGCGTCTTACCTGCAACAGCACAGTTGCATGAAGATAAGAGTAGCTGATGCAGTTCAGGTGTGGGTGTGTTCATCCATCTGCTGCTCATCATGATTCCAAGGGGGCACTTAGAGAGTGCTAGGATGTTGGTACTGCAAACAGAATATTAGGAGACAAGATGCTAGTGCCCTACAAATTACATCATTTCAGAAGAAAAGGAATCAGAAAATATGCAAAGATCCTGGATATGACACCCGTATCAGGTAAAAAGTTGAAACATCCCTGTGGAGGAATAATATCAATATCAGTGTACTTCCATAGATATAGACAATGGATAAACAGGTCTACAAAACGAAATTTGCCTTTGGTTCAAAACTGTATAAGGTTAACTTGGTCCCGTTAAAAATATACAAGCTCCAGGTCACTGATTTTAAGGATAACAGATAGAAGTTAGTGATGCAAACTACTGGGTTCTTATCCGTCGGGTGGTCATGATGGATAGTTGCCACATGCCAGGAGTTAGATATTTCTTCAGCTAAATGAGGTGCTTAATCATTTGACATGGCTTCACCAGCCAGAGATGGAGAAATGTCCTTCTCAGTTGAGCTCTTCTCTTGGCAAAATTTTGCTGGATCTGCAAACAACCTTGTAAATGGCCACctgaaaacaaacaaaaaaaacataTGGTTGCTGCAGTGAAACTTCAGATCAGTACTCCAAGAAGCAAATTAAGAGAACACTACCTGCTTAGCCGGATGGTCTTGGACCCTATAACAATTTCTTCAAATGCGTATCCTGTTCACAGCATGGTAAAAAACAGTAAAGAGAATCAGAATTACACATATGATTGCATTGGCAGTATAGAGCTTCCACTTGCAGCAACTGATCCAGTCagtataaaaagaaaaaaagggagaaaaaacaaGTTGGCTATCAAACTTCTTGTCTTTTTTGTACAAAGCACGGAAAGCAATCATAAATTCATTTCTTATGGAACTACAATATGACATAATGGTAAGGCATCGGGTTATTGATCAGCTAATAATGTGTGATCCATAGACTCATGCTATGATTATTCAGAATTTTGCAGTACTATTAGGCTTGGCCACTAAGGAAATACTGGATTTCAGTCTGCATATCATTAGTATGTCAAGTTGTCAACTTACGTTTCAGATTAGGAGAGTGGCATTTTTACATGTACTTGTTGGTAAGTGCACCATAAACGCCTTCAAATGTGCCTCAAGATTGATGCAAACATTTGAAATTGAAACCAATAAAACATACTGTATTCAACTCATTGTAAATTGAAATGCCATTCCTCAACTGTCTCCTTATCACTTGGCTCCCCTTGGCTTCTCTATACAATATGAACTAGCCTTGGAAACAATGGATTCATAGACTCCAGAAGATTTTACTCATACCTAGTGAATTTTAGTGCTAACACATTTCATTTTAATTCATTAAGTTGACTTCTTGATTCGAGAGTAGCACATCCTGAAATATGATGAACTACATATCAACAGCAAATGCTGGATAACATAACTGACTGATTATATTGTCTGAAACAAAATAAGTGAAACAAATGTTCATCTTAATTTACCAGGCCATTCAGTTCTTACAAATTACCTTTTTCAAAAGTCCTGTTGGAAAAATATTTGGCCTTCAACCGTGCTGCAAGCTTACCCTGATATTTTTTGGTTCTCTCTACATGCTCCAGGGTATTTAGCTCTCTATACAGAGTAATAAAAAGAACATTTAAACTTTCATGGTTTTCACAGTGACCAAGGAACAGCTTAATTTGACAAGTAGAATACACAATTCACAACTAAAGACATTAGATAAAATGAGCTTGTAAAAAAATGTAACAAATTATTGAAAAGATGCATTATCAATAACAATCACTAAGTAGGGGGTCTACTATTTTTTCGATGAACGCAACGATCCATTGTCAATTTGTTAGGAAGACAAATGGAGCAGAAGACGACTTTAAGtgaaaaatatgaattgagaTGCCTTCCATGGGCTAAAAGCTTGTTTTGTAGTCCCAGGGGAACTAACATGATTTTTGACATAAACACAGGTTGCAGTAAAGGTATTCTTGTTTTGCACTATTGACAACTTGTGTAGCCATATGAACTCGCAGAGATGTATTCAATGCAATGTGCTGTTAAAGTTAACTGTCAAACCAGAAAGACCAAGCAATCCTCAAATTACTATTGAAAAACAGAAATTATATTGTCAACAGTTACAAGACTGCTAGTACTCATTAGTCAAAGCTTGCCACGGCCAGTTCATCCATGGTAGAAAAGATTGCTATTCCGGCAGGAATGTTGGATAGGAAATACGAATACGGTTGCATCTCATAGaaatgtctttttttttctttttaacgaACCACACAAGACATCTGACAGAAACATCCTGGACACATTGCCACATTGGTCCTGGACACATGCAATGTAGTTTCCCAAACTCTgagctacaaagaaaagcaaacaaGAAACTGCAAGACCTAAATCATCTCAAAGTATTCATGTACGTTAGGGACTACTCTTGTCAGTTGGCACTTGGCAGTATCAATTAAGCACCCACAATTGGGCACACGAGTGCATACAAAGAAGCGCACGTATGTGTCAGCAGCACTGTTGCCGTGGAGCGTGGATAATTCTACTCGCTGAAAAAGCTGCAGGAAACCATCCTAGCAAGACTAGACAACAACATTCGGAAATGCGCTTAATTCGTGAACCCGGAACCAGTTAGGCAGTTCCCGACGTAGCTGCACAAGTCCTGGGCGACAATTGCACAAACACAGAGCACGAGAGAGGGGGAGCAAGTGAGAGGGCCTTACGAGTAGTAGTCCGCTGACGGAAGCCGAGCCGTGGCCTCCGCCTCCTTCGCGGGCGGAGATCGGGAACCCTAGGTGATGAGGTCAGGTGAGCTGAGCGTGAGCGCGAGCTGAGTGGAGACCAGGGCCCGAGAGCGAGAGACAGAGAGGGAGGGAAGTCGTACCTCGACGGGTCCACGCTCCGGCGCCACGGTGGAGACCGTGCCCTGCGTCgctcgctgcggcggcggcggcgctccggcAGTGGGAGGCCACGGGGCGGACGGCATTTGGAAGAGGGAATGCTGCTGACCGATGACCAATGAAAGCGGACCTCGTCAATCTTTTTCGAGACTTTTCCcggtgtgccattataaaagatcgtaattcctTGTGTGCctttgaaaaaattcagcggtcttcagcgccactactccaactttttcgtgtcatccatgccacttccgtcagtttgggctctaacgccgttaaactgcaggtgtgaaaagacgaaaatgcccttaagttcaaatatgttattaattttttttgagcatcttaacgacttcaaatgaaaaaactcaaaactagaaagttgtagatctcgtcgagatctataattttcatataatttttttttcatttaatttcgcaaaaaaaatatgatttgatatgattaatatatcttagaaaaatcatattattttttttgcgaaattaaatgaaaaaaaaattatatgaaaattatagatctcgacgagatctacaactttctagttttgagttttttcatttgaagtcgttaagatgctaaaaaaaattaataacatatttgaacttaagggcattttcgtcttttcacacctgcagtttaacggcgttaaagcccaaactgacggaagtggcatggatgacacgaaaaagttgaagtagtggcgctgaagaccgctaaaTTTTTTCAagggcacacaggggattacgatcttttataatggcacacagggaaaagtctcatcTTTTTCTTaggtgcgttgctacgggatttTGTATTAAAATACACGTATCATACGataaaataataatactgtaaaattaaatatcaatattaaagtgatatttaataaaaaaataaagttcGTAAAATTAATATAGTCATGGAGAGCGCGGCATCGAACTCTACCGTATAGATCTTTCTATGGTGCAGCTAAGATaaaaaatctccgatatccattttttTTACGCCAATAAATCCACAAATAAGTTTTGCCACATCTTCGTACCATCATATACACagattcgagtatatatgtaaatattaatgCATGTCACATGGATAACACTCTATGTCTTGAAAAATCTCTCACAAAACCTTAAAACAACGTacgttatactcaccgtataaatatgtgtggctttaggtcTATTCCACGCAGACATGTCTGTAGAATAAAATATCCACTTGAGTGCCTATGGCAAAATCCACCATCAGCAATATATAGAAATTAGTTAAATCAtaggtattattattgcaagcGACGATGACTCTGAGTCAGTTACTCATCTATGTCATCTTTAATGTTTTTTTACGGATGAACTTCCATTTGAAGATATCCTCGTTCTATCTAGAAATACGTATATTCACTGCGACCATATACTGCAAGTTAAGTCCAAGAGTTTGTCTGGTCCACAACAGCACTATGAGAATGAGATACAAATATGCCCTTCATATCATCTAAATATGCAATCCATATTACCAAACTAAACCTCGTAATTTCTGATTGAGATCAGGCCCAGTGCTAAGGTGTATTGCGATTTAATCTTATTCTCAAGTCTATTGCCATCAAATAATAGCAATAAAACTTATGAATATAGTACCCAGAATGTTTACTTCTTGCGAGTAATTTAACATTGCTGTTATGGGGCATCGGAGAGGGAGAAAACCTCCCACCTGATTCCATCTACAGTCCAAACCTGCCCGATAGATAGTTCAATGGTTTTACATCATATTTTCGAAGACAGACAAAGTTACATTGTCCTTATGAATCTCATGGCCCATGACACAAGAGTTTCAGAAAGGGCGAGTTCAGGCCATGGAGAACAGAGTTGCAAACCCGCAGGCTACACACTACAGTAAAGCTTGTGAACACGATGTCAGACTAAGACGTTAAGAATCAAATCAGTACATTGAAACAATTTATATAATACTATTAGGAGATGATGTGTACCTGTAACCACATGTTGCAAACAATTTATGCAAAAGGAAAACTTAAAATATTGAGGTATTCCTATGTTCTTCGTTGTTTCCAACTGTCCAGGTAGATTAAACTAAGTCGTATGAAAAAAACATGTGATTCATGAATGGAAG
This DNA window, taken from Miscanthus floridulus cultivar M001 chromosome 13, ASM1932011v1, whole genome shotgun sequence, encodes the following:
- the LOC136501732 gene encoding uncharacterized protein — its product is MPSAPWPPTAGAPPPPQRATQGTVSTVAPERGPVEGSRSPPAKEAEATARLPSADYYSELNTLEHVERTKKYQGKLAARLKAKYFSNRTFEKGYAFEEIVIGSKTIRLSRWPFTRLFADPAKFCQEKSSTEKDISPSLAGEAMSND